The genome window CGAGCCGTCTCGCGAGCCGTTGGACTGGCGCAGCACGCGTTCCGCCGACGATCACGCCGAGGGTGTCGAGGATCTGGGCGCGCGCTTGTGTCTGAACGTCTGGAGGGAGATCCTCCGGGCGCAGCGAGACTGCAAACTCGGCGAGCTGGTCGAGATAGTCGGCCACGGTTTTCTCTTGGGCCTCTTAGCGCGGCACGGCGGCTTCCCAGCAGGCGACGCCGTCGGGGCCGACGTCTGCCGAATGGCGCGTTCCGGCCGGCAGGATCATCCGGTCGCCCGCTCGCAGCGGGATATCGCGGTCGTCAAGGTGGAAGACGATGCTCCCGCGCGAGCAGGCAAGGTACTTGTCGTAGGAGTGCGTGTGAGCGGAATAGTGGTAATGAGGACCGTTCGTCCATTGGTACGGGGTTAAGCCGCGCTCGGCGAACCACTGGCGCAGGGCGGCCTCGTCCATCGGTCCGGGAAGATACTGCAGCTCCATACTGTCATTGTACGAGAAGTCGCGTCCTAGAACTCTCCTCAGGGGATTTGCGGTATGATCCGCGGGTGGAATGAACTGAGGAGCGTGTCCGTTCGGCACCTGCTCTCAGTGAGGACGACCCGAGATGCCAGCGACCCAAGCGCGCAAACGCGATTTCCTCTCAATGGCCGATCTCGAGCCGACGGCGCTCCTCGAGCTGCTGGAGGCAGCGGCGCGGCTGAAGGCGGCGCCGCGCGGAGACCGGTTAGCGGGGATGACCCTTGCGCTTGTCTTCGAGAAGCCGTCGCTGCGGACGCGGCTTTCGTTCGATGTCGCGATGGCGCAGCAAGGCGGCCGCGCGGTCTACTTCGCTCCGGCGGAGGTCGGGCTGGGGACGCGGGAGCCGGCACGCGACGTAGCGCGCGTACTGAGCCGCATGGTTGACGCTGTCGCCTTGCGGACCCATGAAGACGAAAAACTCGTAGAGTTCGCCCAGTTTGCGAGCGTGCCGGTCATCAATGCGCTCTCGGCAGGAGAGCATCCCTGTCAGTGCTTGGCCGACCTGCTCACCATCCGCGAGCGCAAAGGGCGGCTTGCGGGGGTCCGGCTTGCCTATATCGGCGACGGCAACAATGTCGCGAACAGTTTGCTGATCGGCGGCGCGACTGCCGGCATGGAGGTCGTGCTTGCCTGCCCGGAGGGCTATGCCCCGCCCGCGCGGGTGCTCGCAATTGCCGACGAGCGCGCGCGCCAGTCGGGGGGCACGGTGCGCGTCGTCCACGACCCGGCAGCCGCGGCCGAGGGTGCCGATGTCCTCTACACCGATGTGTGGACAAGCATGGGGCAGGAAGCGGAAGCAGCGGTCCGCCGCGCTGCCTTTGCCGGCTTTACGCTTGATCGTCGGCTGCTGGCGCTCGCTGCCCCTGACGCGATCGTGATGCACGACCTGCCAGCCCACCGCGGCGAGGAGATCGAAGACGAGGTACTCGAGGGCCCGCAGTCGGTTGTCTTCGATCAGGCGGAAAATCGGCTTCACGCCCAGAAAGCGCTGCTCATCGAGCTGCTCGGGCGCGCGTAGGATCGGCAGCGCGACGCCGGCGTGCGCGGGGAAACGACCTTCGGAGGCATCCATGGCTAAGCCAGTTGTTGCCATCGTCGGCCGCCCGAACGTCGGTAAGTCGACCCTCTTCAATCGCCTGATCGGCGAGCGGCGCGCCATCGTCGAGGATCTTCCGGGCACAACGCGCGACCGTCTCTACGGCGACACCGATTGGAACGGCCGCGAGTTTCTTCTCGTCGACACGGCGGGCCTCGAGGTCGCGCCCACAGATGAACTGACCCGCCATGTCCAAGAGCAGGTGCGCCAAGCCGTAGCCGAAGCGGATGTCATCATCCTACTCACCGATGTCCGGAGCGGGGTAACCGCAGCGGACCGTGATGCCGCCGACCTGCTGCGCGCGGCCGGCAAGCCGGTCGTGCTCGCAGTCAACAAGTGTGACAGCAACCGCTACGCGCAGAACGCGGTCGAGTTTTACGAACTGGGGCTAGGCGACCCGATCCCCGTCTCCGCTCTTCAAGGGGTGGGCACTGGCGACCTTCTCGATGCGGTGGTCGGCTTGCTCCCGCCGGCGGAGGCCCCGCCGGAGGAAGAGGACATCCCAAAGATCGCGATTATCGGACGGCCGAACGTCGGCAAGTCCCAGCTTTTGAATGCTCTTCTCGGCCAAGCGCGGTCGGTGGTCTCCGAGGTTCCGGGCACAACGCGCGACGCGGTCGATAGCCGTCTCGAAGTTAAGGGCCGACCACTGCTCCTCATCGACACGGCGGGTATTCGGCGGCGCGGCCGGATCGAGCCGGGGGTAGAGAAATACAGCGTCCTGCGCTCGCTGCGCGCGGTCAGCCGGGCTGATGTCGTCTTGCTCGTTATCGATGCCGCCGAGGGCATTACCGCGCAAGACATGCATGTTGCGAGTTATGCGCTCGAAGCCGACAAGGGGTTCGTGATTGTCGTCAATAAATGGGACCTGATTGAAAAGGATACCTACACCGCTGACCGCTATACCGAACAGGTGCGCCATGCCTTCAAATTCCTGCCCGACCCGCCCGTCGTCTTTATCTCGGCGCTGACAGGGCAGCGCGTTCCGCGCGTCCTTGAGGCGGCGCTCCAGGTCTATGACCGGCGGCAGCAGCGGATCCCGACTGCACGGCTGAACCAGATCTTCGCTGAGGCGCAAGCGGCGCATCCGCCGCCGCATGTGCGCGGAAAGCAGTTTCGGATCTACTATGCCACGCAGCCAGAGGTGAATCCGCCAACCTTCGTTCTCTTCGTGAACGACCCTAAATTGCTCCACTTTTCCTACCAGCGCTACCTCGAAAACCAGCTGCGGGCGCGCGTTGACCTTGCCGGTACGCCGGTGCGCTTTGTCTTCCGCCCCCGCGAAAGTGACGAGCGTCAATGAACGAGTCTCTCGCGGTTGTTCTCACCGTGGTTTTGAGCTACCTGGCCGGCTCGTTTCCCAGCGGGATTGTGTATGGCCGCCTGTTTCGCGGCGTGGACGTCCGCTACGTCGGCAGCGGGAAGACGGGGGCGACAAATGTCCTCCGCTCGCTTGGCCCTCGGCTTGCTGTCGCGGTCGGGGTCACCGACATCCTGAAAGGGATGGTGCCTGTCGTGCTGGCGCTCTGGCTGGTGGGCACGCCGCTGGGGGCAGTCGCCGCTGGCTTTGGGGCGATCGCTGGGCACAACTGGTCGATCTTTCTCGGCTTTTCGGGCGGGCGCGGGGTCGCGACGTCAGTGGGGGCGTTCCTCCCCATGGCGCCGCTTCCCGCGATCATTGCCGTTGCCGCGTTCGTTCTCGTCGTCGTGAGGACGCGCTACGTCTCGCTTGGGTCGGTCACGGCCGCCGTGACGGCACTCCTTGCCTTTCTCGTCACCGGCCTGCTCGGGGCGCGGTATCCGAGCGAGTACTATGTCTTTACCGTCGCCGGCGCGCTGCTGCTTGTCATCCGCCACGCCGATAACCTCGCGCGCTTGCGCGCCGGCACCGAGCGGAAGCTCGGCGAGCCGGCGAGCACGGTTCGGACCCGCGCCCAATGATCGCGGTGGTCGGCGCAACGACGTGGGGCACCACGCTGGCGCTCCTGTGGTCCCGGCTCGGCCGGCCGGTGCGCCTGCTGGTGCGGACGGAGGAGGAAGCAGAGACGTTGCGGCGCGACGGCTGCAACCGCCGCCGCGTGCCCGATTATCGCTTCCCTCCCAGTTTGCGCGTCACCGCGGACCCGATCGAAGCGTTTCATCGCGCCGAAGCGATTGTGCTGGCCGTTCCCTCGCAAACGATGCGTGAGAATGTGCGCCGCATCGCGGACGCGGTGCCGGCTGATGCCATCATTGTCAGCGCAGCTAAGGGGATCGAGATCGCGACGCGCGCCCGGATGTCCGAGGTGATCGGCAGCGAACTGCCCCACCATGCGGGGCGGGTTGTCGCTCTCTCGGGGCCGAACTTGAGCAAGGAGATCGCGGCGGGGCTGCCCGCGGCCACTGTGGTCGCGGCAGAAGATGCTGCGGTGGCGACCCGGGCGCAGGACCTGCTGATGACGCCGATGTTTCGGGTCTACACCAATCGCGACATCATCGGGGTTGAACTCGGGGGCGCTTTGAAAAATGTCTATGCGCTGGTCGCGGGCATCAGCGACGGCTTGGGAATGGGGGATAACGCCAAAGCGGGGGTCATCACCCGAGGGCTCGCCGAGATGAGCCGGCTCGGCGAGGCGGCCGGGGCGCAGCGCCAGACGTTCGCCGGCCTCTCCGGGCTCGGCGATCTGGTTGCTACGTGCGTCAGCCCCACGAGCCGCAACCATCAAGTCGGGTTTCGCCTCGCTCAGGGGAAGCCGCTCGAGGCGGTGCTGCGCGACCTGGGGCAGGTTGCGGAAGGCGTGCCGACAACCCGCGCCGCTACTCGGCTCGGGGCAGAGCTTGGCGTCGAACTGCCGATCGCCGAGGCGATCCATCGAGTTCTGTTCGAAGGGGTGCCGGCGCGCGCCGCAGCGATGGCGCTCCTCGAGCGTGAACGGAAGGCCGAATTCCCCGACTGAGGGAGAGGACTGCGAGGTGGCAGCGCGCTGCAGTTCCCGCCCGCTTGAGGAGACCGGCTGATGATCGGGGCGGTGCCGACCGTGCGGATGACCTATGCCATGTCGTCTGCGGTCGAACAGAAGCTGCGGGAAGGCGGCGCGCTGCTCCGCCGCGCGGCGCGCCTGTTCGCGCTCGTGTCGGCGGCCTCCGTTGTCGTCGTGGGGGTCGGCATCGGTCTTGCGGCGCGCAATGCCGGCGCGGGGCTCCTTGCCGGCGGCGTGGCAGCCGCCCTGATCGCGCTGCCCATCGCTCTTGTTGTCCTGCGGGCACGCCAGCGGTTCGTCACCGAGCGTGCGGCTCTGCGCCGGGGCGAAGTCGCCGTCGACCGCCGCGCGGTGGTTGCGCTTCGTCAGCGGAAGGACCGCCTGCATCAGGATGAATTTTGGGTCGTGGCGGAGGGCAGCCCGCCGCTTCGCTTCGAGGTGGGCTCGCGAGAGGCGCTCGACGCCTGGCGCGTCGGAGAGTATTCAACGTTTGTCCATCTCCCGGGAAGCCGCTGGCTCCTTGTCGCTCTCGATGATGCAGGGCGGGTGATCTATCACGCTGATCAGTACGACCCCGCGGCGGACCCGCGCTGGGCCGACTGGCTCGAGTGGCGCCGGGCAGCGCGCTAGGCTAGGCAGTCGCTTGCGGCGCCGGCCGCTCGCCGCGCAGCCGGCGGAAGAAGCGCGGAATGTCGCCCTCTTCCCACGTCACCAGCAGCTGCGCGGCGTTGAAGATCGAGCTGTAGGTGCCGGAGATAATGCCGATCATCAAGGCGAGCACAAATGTGCGCGTCGGCGTGCCGCCGAAGAGATACAGCGCGAGCAAGGTCAGGATAACCGTCACCGACGTGTTGATCGAGCGCCCGATCGTTTGCATGATGGAGTGATTGACGACCGCCGGGAAGTTCGCGGTGCCGTGCCGCTTCAAGTTCTCGCGAATGCGGTCGAAGACGACGATGGTGTCGTGCACGGAGAAGCCGATCACCGTCAGCATCGCCGTGATGAACATCGAGTCGACTTCTACGCCGGCGACCTTGCCGAGGATCGAGAAGATACCGAGCACAACGAGCACGTCATGTACCATCGCGATAATGGCGCAGCTGCCGTAGCGGAAAGGATGGGAGACTTGGCGGAAAGCGAAGGCGATGTAGAGCAGGATGGCGACCGAGGCCGCCGCGACGGCGATTGCGGCGTTGCGAACCGTTTCGGCCGCGATTGTCGGCGAGACGGAGTTGTAGTCCAGCAGCCGAACCGGGCCGAACCGCTCAGTCATCCCGCTTAACAGCCGTTCGCGGTCGCTTTGCTGGACGAGAGCGCCGGCCTCATCGCGCACTTCGTCCCGCAAGGTTCGCGTCCGGATGAGATACTGGTCGCCGCCGCTGCGCTGGATGATCGCTTCGGGAAATCCTTGCTGCGCCATGAAGGCGCGGAGTTCATCTTGAGGAACAGATTGGGAGAACTGCACCGTGAAGGTGGTTCCCGAGGTGAACTCAATGCCGGGAACGAGCGCCGGGGGAATGAGGAGCGAGATCGCGCCGGGGATGATGAACAGCAGCGACAGCAGGTAATACCAGTTCCGCTTGGAGACAAAGTCAAGCACGCGCCATCCCTCCGACTGAGCGGAGTCTACTCGACCAGCGTCGTCCCGCACCAACCGGCGCGCGGCGACGAGCGGGCGGTCCCGCTTCACCGTCGCTCGTCGTCGGCACTCCGGCAGAGAGAGCGGGGGACAGGGACGGCGCGCGGTTGCGGAGCTCCCAGTGTGCTCCAAAAACGTTGCCGTTCTTCATCCGGTGATGAATAATGCACCAAGTGTTGAGCAAGCTCTTGCGGGAAGGGGAACAGCAGATGCGCAGACCGATTGTTCGGGCACTCCTCGGCGTAGCGGTGCTCACAGCGGCTTGCGCGCCGGCGCAGCAGCCATCGCCGGGCGCGCCGGGCCAGCCACAGGAGCGGATGGCAGCTCAGCAGGTGCTTCGCTTCGGCCGGCCGGGGTTCCCGACGAGTGCCAGCCCGGAAAGCTCCTCCGCCAACAACCAGATCTTCAGCAATCAGTTCGATACGCTCACCACCCTCGGCAAAGGGTTCCAACTGCAGCCCGCGGTTGCTGAGCGGTGGGAGTTCCTGCCGAACGATCAAGGGTGGCGGTTCTTCCTCCGCAAAGACATGACCTTTTCGAATGGGGACAAGCTGACGTCAGCGGATGTCGATTTCACGGCGAAGCTCCTGCTGGAAGTGTCGCCGCCGCTGCCTCAGCGCGGCCTGCTGCCGAAGCTTGCCGGCAGCCGCATCGTTGATGAGTACACGATCGACCTGTTGACTGCCGGCCGCGACAGCTCGCTCCTCTACGGCACGCCGTATTTCTACGTCCTGCCGAAGCGCTACTACGAGAGCGTCGGGAGGAATGAGTTCGCCATCAAGCCGATCGGGTCCGGGCCGTATGAACTCGTCGAGTTCAGAAGCGCCGACATCTTCCGCTACCGGCTGCGGCCGAACTATACCCATCCGTATCGAAAACCGATCGCGACCGAAGTGATCTGGCGCGCCATCCCTGAGCCCACGGCGCTGATGAACGGCCTGCGGCTCGGCGAGATCGATATCGTCTGGACAGGCCCGTCGCCCGACCAGGCGGAAACCGCGAAGCGCGAAGGCAACCAAGTGATCGTCGCCGACTTGGCCAGTTCGCTGATCGCGATCGACAAGGCCGCCAATGAACGGGTGAATTCCCCGCTGCTCGATCGGCGCGTCCGTCTTGCGCTCAATTACGCTATCGACCGCGAGGCGCTGGCGAAGAACCTCTACAAGGGCTATGCCCAGCCCCTCAACCAGATCGCGATCCCCGGCACGCCCGCCTTCAACAAGGACATCCCGCCTTTCCGCTATGACCCGGCAGAGGCGAGGCGGCTGCTGGCCGAGGCTGGCTATCCGAACGGCTTCCGGATCCAAAACCCTATCGACTATACCGGCGCGGGGGTC of Dehalococcoidia bacterium contains these proteins:
- the plsY gene encoding glycerol-3-phosphate 1-O-acyltransferase PlsY, encoding MNESLAVVLTVVLSYLAGSFPSGIVYGRLFRGVDVRYVGSGKTGATNVLRSLGPRLAVAVGVTDILKGMVPVVLALWLVGTPLGAVAAGFGAIAGHNWSIFLGFSGGRGVATSVGAFLPMAPLPAIIAVAAFVLVVVRTRYVSLGSVTAAVTALLAFLVTGLLGARYPSEYYVFTVAGALLLVIRHADNLARLRAGTERKLGEPASTVRTRAQ
- a CDS encoding NAD(P)-dependent glycerol-3-phosphate dehydrogenase; this translates as MIAVVGATTWGTTLALLWSRLGRPVRLLVRTEEEAETLRRDGCNRRRVPDYRFPPSLRVTADPIEAFHRAEAIVLAVPSQTMRENVRRIADAVPADAIIVSAAKGIEIATRARMSEVIGSELPHHAGRVVALSGPNLSKEIAAGLPAATVVAAEDAAVATRAQDLLMTPMFRVYTNRDIIGVELGGALKNVYALVAGISDGLGMGDNAKAGVITRGLAEMSRLGEAAGAQRQTFAGLSGLGDLVATCVSPTSRNHQVGFRLAQGKPLEAVLRDLGQVAEGVPTTRAATRLGAELGVELPIAEAIHRVLFEGVPARAAAMALLERERKAEFPD
- a CDS encoding ABC transporter substrate-binding protein, which translates into the protein MAAQQVLRFGRPGFPTSASPESSSANNQIFSNQFDTLTTLGKGFQLQPAVAERWEFLPNDQGWRFFLRKDMTFSNGDKLTSADVDFTAKLLLEVSPPLPQRGLLPKLAGSRIVDEYTIDLLTAGRDSSLLYGTPYFYVLPKRYYESVGRNEFAIKPIGSGPYELVEFRSADIFRYRLRPNYTHPYRKPIATEVIWRAIPEPTALMNGLRLGEIDIVWTGPSPDQAETAKREGNQVIVADLASSLIAIDKAANERVNSPLLDRRVRLALNYAIDREALAKNLYKGYAQPLNQIAIPGTPAFNKDIPPFRYDPAEARRLLAEAGYPNGFRIQNPIDYTGAGVVDSLFLAVQDYWRQIGVEVGLQRHELGIWVDKFYARNNQVRNELISSGGSDALGILLFFRQFVTCNNPPERIIWCVPEFDRLMDLAYAEPDTAKREQLIREAVKAHQAEITYIYMLATPQFFIASPKVRGFEIDAAVFWNSDKVYKIE
- the argF gene encoding ornithine carbamoyltransferase; this translates as MPATQARKRDFLSMADLEPTALLELLEAAARLKAAPRGDRLAGMTLALVFEKPSLRTRLSFDVAMAQQGGRAVYFAPAEVGLGTREPARDVARVLSRMVDAVALRTHEDEKLVEFAQFASVPVINALSAGEHPCQCLADLLTIRERKGRLAGVRLAYIGDGNNVANSLLIGGATAGMEVVLACPEGYAPPARVLAIADERARQSGGTVRVVHDPAAAAEGADVLYTDVWTSMGQEAEAAVRRAAFAGFTLDRRLLALAAPDAIVMHDLPAHRGEEIEDEVLEGPQSVVFDQAENRLHAQKALLIELLGRA
- a CDS encoding cupin domain-containing protein — its product is MELQYLPGPMDEAALRQWFAERGLTPYQWTNGPHYHYSAHTHSYDKYLACSRGSIVFHLDDRDIPLRAGDRMILPAGTRHSADVGPDGVACWEAAVPR
- the secF gene encoding protein translocase subunit SecF, whose protein sequence is MLDFVSKRNWYYLLSLLFIIPGAISLLIPPALVPGIEFTSGTTFTVQFSQSVPQDELRAFMAQQGFPEAIIQRSGGDQYLIRTRTLRDEVRDEAGALVQQSDRERLLSGMTERFGPVRLLDYNSVSPTIAAETVRNAAIAVAAASVAILLYIAFAFRQVSHPFRYGSCAIIAMVHDVLVVLGIFSILGKVAGVEVDSMFITAMLTVIGFSVHDTIVVFDRIRENLKRHGTANFPAVVNHSIMQTIGRSINTSVTVILTLLALYLFGGTPTRTFVLALMIGIISGTYSSIFNAAQLLVTWEEGDIPRFFRRLRGERPAPQATA
- the der gene encoding ribosome biogenesis GTPase Der; translation: MAKPVVAIVGRPNVGKSTLFNRLIGERRAIVEDLPGTTRDRLYGDTDWNGREFLLVDTAGLEVAPTDELTRHVQEQVRQAVAEADVIILLTDVRSGVTAADRDAADLLRAAGKPVVLAVNKCDSNRYAQNAVEFYELGLGDPIPVSALQGVGTGDLLDAVVGLLPPAEAPPEEEDIPKIAIIGRPNVGKSQLLNALLGQARSVVSEVPGTTRDAVDSRLEVKGRPLLLIDTAGIRRRGRIEPGVEKYSVLRSLRAVSRADVVLLVIDAAEGITAQDMHVASYALEADKGFVIVVNKWDLIEKDTYTADRYTEQVRHAFKFLPDPPVVFISALTGQRVPRVLEAALQVYDRRQQRIPTARLNQIFAEAQAAHPPPHVRGKQFRIYYATQPEVNPPTFVLFVNDPKLLHFSYQRYLENQLRARVDLAGTPVRFVFRPRESDERQ